ACTAAATTAGGTACTTCACTAATGAAAAACATGGTTGCAATCGGTGCAACTTCCGCTGTTTTGGATCTTGATATTCAAGTTTTCAATGAAGTCGTGAATGAAATTTTCGGCAAAAAAGGCGAGCAAGTTGTTGCAAAAAACATGGAAGCAATTAAAGCAGGCTATGATTATATGAAAGAAAAGCTTAATAACGTTCAGCCGATGCAGCTTGAAAAAGCTGATGGTAAAAAACGGATGTTTATGATTGGAAACGATGCCATTGCACTTGGTGCGCTAGCTGGAGGCTGTCGTTTTATGTCGGCTTATCCAATTACTCCGGCATCTGATATTATGGAGTACTTAATTAAAAAGCTTCCTCCACTTGGCGGTGCTGTTATTCAAACAGAAGATGAAATTGCAGCTTGTACAATGGCTATTGGTGCGAACTATGGTGGTGTTCGAGCATTAACTGCGTCATCTGGCCCAGGGCTATCATTGAAAATGGAAGCAATTGGTTTGTCTGGTATGACAGAAGTGCCATTAGTTATCGTTGATACGCAACGTGGCGGTCCATCAACAGGCTTACCAACAAAACAAGAACAATCAGATTTAATGGCGATGATCTATGGAACCCATGGGGAAATTCCAAAAATCGTTCTTGCGCCAAGCACTGTTGAGGAAGCATTCTATGACTCAGCTGAAGCTTTCAACCTTGCTGAAGAATACCAATGCCCAGTCATTGTTCTATCAGACCTTCAACTTTCATTAGGTAAACAAACTGTAGAACCGCTTGATTATAACAGAGTAGAAATCAGACGTGGAAAGCTTGTAACAGAGGAAATTCCAGCTGATGAAAATGGTGGCTATTTCAAACGGTACGAAGTTACAGAAGACGGAGTTTCACCACGTGTCATTCCTGGTATGAAAAATGGAATTCACCATGTTACAGGTGTAGAACATGCTGAAACGGGTAAACCATCTGAATCACCAACAAACAGGATAGCACAAATGGATAAACGTTTCCGCAAAATTGAAAATATTCGCTTTGATAGACCTGTTCATAAATATGAGCCACATCAAGAGGCAGATGTTTTACTCGTCGGATTTAATGGAACAAGAGGTGCGATTGAAGAAGCTATCACTCGCCTAGAAAATGAAGGCATGAAAGTGAATCATGCACATATTCGCTTAATCCATCCGTTCCCATCTGATGAAGTTCTTCCAATGGTTCGTTCTGCTAAAAAAGTAATCGTAGTAGAAAATAATGCTACTGGACAGCTTGCAAATATCATGAGAATGAATATTGGTCATGTTGAAAAAATCACTAAGTTCTTAAAATATGATGGTAACCCATTTTTACCACACGAAATTTATTCAAAATGTAAGGAGTTGTTTGTTCTAAATGGCCACATTTAAAGACTTTCGTAATGATGTAAAACCAAACTGGTGCCCCGGCTGTGGCGACTACTCTGTACAAGCTTCAATTCAACGTGCGGTAGCAAATGTTGGTTTAGAACCTGAAAATTTAGCAATTATTTCTGGAATCGGCTGTTCCGGTCGTATTTCCGGTTATATCAAATCATATGGTTTCCATTCAATTCATGGTCGTTCACTTCCAATTGCCCAAGGTTTAAAAATGGCTAATCGCGATTTAACCGTTATTGCCTCAGGTGGAGATGGAGACGGATTTGCAATTGGTATGGGTCACACTGTCCATGCGATTCGTCGTAACATGAACATTACGTATATTGTTATGGATAACCAAATTTATGGGCTAACAAAAGGCCAAACATCACCACGTTCTGCAGTTGGTTTTAAAACAAAATCTACCCCAATGGGATCTGTAGAACCGCCGATTTCTCCAATGGAGTTAGCATTAACAGTTGGTGCAACTTTTGTTGCTCAGAGTTTCTCAACCGATTTGAAGGAACTTACTGAATTAATTGAAGCAGGAATCAAACATGAAGGTTTCTCTTTAATTAATGTATTTAGTCCATGTGTAACCTATAATAAGGTTAATACGTATGATTGGTATAAAGAAAATCTTACTAGCCTAAGTACTATTGAAGGTTATGATGCTAATGATCGTAATGCAGCAATGCAAACAGTAATGAAATATAAGGGCCTCGTGACTGGTCTTATTTATCAAGATACAGAGCGTCAATCATATCAGCATTTACTTGGTGGTTATTCACAAGAGCCGCTTACTCAAGCTGATTTAGGACTTAACCCTGTACATTTTGACAAATTAGTTTCAGAATTTATGTAGCCATTAAGAAATCCACGGATTAAAATCCGTGGATTTTTTTTGCGAATTTTGATTTAGCCTTGTTGATTCCTTGGATGAATAGAAATATCTTATAGGCAGCAAAGTCGAAATTCATGATTAATTACAACAATTTATATATATTCTGGTTTTGTTTATGAATATGATCCTTGATTTTCTATTGTTTTCATGCTCTTAAACCTTTATACTATTGTAATGTGTAGAGTCTAGCTGTACCTTTATTAAACCCTTAAAAGGAACAGAATACCAATTTTAATATTAATAGATGAAGTGGAAGAAATTCTTATGGAAAGGGGATACAACCCAAATGAATGAGGAACAGCGATTGGAAAACCAACAAGTAGAGTCTACTAATTCTCCGGACAAAAAATCCACAGAGGATTATAGTAAATATTTTGACAAAGTCATGACTGCACCTTCTCTTAAAGATGCAAAACAACGTGGGAAAGAAGAAGTTAAGTACCAAAATGACTTTGCCATTTCAGAAGAATTTCGTGGAATGGGTGAAGGCCGCAAATTTTACATACGTACGTATGGCTGTCAAATGAATGAACATGATACTGAAGTAATGGCAGGAATCTTCATGGCTTTAGGCTATGAACCAACAGAAAGTGTGGAAGATGCAAACGTCATTTTATTAAATACTTGTGCAGTTCGTGAGAATGCTGAAAATAAGGTATTTGGTGAACTTGGTCATTTAAAAGTGCTTAAATTGGAAAAACCTGATCTCCTCCTTGGAGTATGCGGTTGCATGTCACAGGAAGAGTCTGTTGTTAATAAAATTCTGAAGACATACAATTTTGTTGATATGATTTTTGGTACACATAATATTCATCGTTTGCCAAATATTTTACATGATGCTTATATGTCAAAGGAAATGGTTGTTGAGGTTTGGTCTAAGGAAGGGGATGTAATTGAAAACCTTCCAAAGGTTCGCCGTGGGAAAATTAAAGGCTGGGTAAACATTATGTACGGCTGTGATAAATTCTGTACGTACTGTATCGTTCCATATACTCGTGGTAAAGAGCGGAGCCGTAGACCTGAGGAGATCATTCAGGAAGTCCGCCATTTAGCAGCCCAGGGCTTTCAAGAGGTAACCCTTCTTGGACAAAACGTGAATGCTTACGGTAAGGACCTAGAGGATCTGTTTAACTATCGTCTTGGTGATCTTATGGATGACTTACGTAAAATTGATATTCCACGGATTCGTTTTACAACAAGCCACCCGCGTGATTTTGATGATCATCTAATTGAAGTTCT
The Neobacillus sp. PS3-40 genome window above contains:
- a CDS encoding 2-oxoacid:acceptor oxidoreductase subunit alpha, translated to MINQLSWKVGGQQGEGIESTGEIFAIALNRLGYYLYGFRHFSSRIKGGHTNNKIRVSTSQVRSISDDLDILVAFDQETIDVNYAELHSKGVIMADSKFNPKKPGDTEASMYAVPFTEMATKLGTSLMKNMVAIGATSAVLDLDIQVFNEVVNEIFGKKGEQVVAKNMEAIKAGYDYMKEKLNNVQPMQLEKADGKKRMFMIGNDAIALGALAGGCRFMSAYPITPASDIMEYLIKKLPPLGGAVIQTEDEIAACTMAIGANYGGVRALTASSGPGLSLKMEAIGLSGMTEVPLVIVDTQRGGPSTGLPTKQEQSDLMAMIYGTHGEIPKIVLAPSTVEEAFYDSAEAFNLAEEYQCPVIVLSDLQLSLGKQTVEPLDYNRVEIRRGKLVTEEIPADENGGYFKRYEVTEDGVSPRVIPGMKNGIHHVTGVEHAETGKPSESPTNRIAQMDKRFRKIENIRFDRPVHKYEPHQEADVLLVGFNGTRGAIEEAITRLENEGMKVNHAHIRLIHPFPSDEVLPMVRSAKKVIVVENNATGQLANIMRMNIGHVEKITKFLKYDGNPFLPHEIYSKCKELFVLNGHI
- a CDS encoding 2-oxoacid:ferredoxin oxidoreductase subunit beta, which translates into the protein MATFKDFRNDVKPNWCPGCGDYSVQASIQRAVANVGLEPENLAIISGIGCSGRISGYIKSYGFHSIHGRSLPIAQGLKMANRDLTVIASGGDGDGFAIGMGHTVHAIRRNMNITYIVMDNQIYGLTKGQTSPRSAVGFKTKSTPMGSVEPPISPMELALTVGATFVAQSFSTDLKELTELIEAGIKHEGFSLINVFSPCVTYNKVNTYDWYKENLTSLSTIEGYDANDRNAAMQTVMKYKGLVTGLIYQDTERQSYQHLLGGYSQEPLTQADLGLNPVHFDKLVSEFM
- the miaB gene encoding tRNA (N6-isopentenyl adenosine(37)-C2)-methylthiotransferase MiaB produces the protein MNEEQRLENQQVESTNSPDKKSTEDYSKYFDKVMTAPSLKDAKQRGKEEVKYQNDFAISEEFRGMGEGRKFYIRTYGCQMNEHDTEVMAGIFMALGYEPTESVEDANVILLNTCAVRENAENKVFGELGHLKVLKLEKPDLLLGVCGCMSQEESVVNKILKTYNFVDMIFGTHNIHRLPNILHDAYMSKEMVVEVWSKEGDVIENLPKVRRGKIKGWVNIMYGCDKFCTYCIVPYTRGKERSRRPEEIIQEVRHLAAQGFQEVTLLGQNVNAYGKDLEDLFNYRLGDLMDDLRKIDIPRIRFTTSHPRDFDDHLIEVLAKGGNLMNHIHLPVQSGSTEVLKIMARKYTREQYLELIRKIKAAIPDVSLTTDIIVGYPNETDEQFEETLSLYKEVGFETAYTFIYSPREGTPAAEMQDNVPMNVKKDRLQRLNSLVNESSAEAMKKYQDQIVEVLVEGESKNNPDVLAGYTSKSKLVNFKGPNSAIGKIVKVKITQTKTWSLNGEMIEQQEPVEVK